In one Bacillus thuringiensis genomic region, the following are encoded:
- a CDS encoding DUF3224 domain-containing protein gives MEVTFTVSKWDEKPIDDTKKDFPINIAHVEYDIDGELKGKAFIEYFLYYLDSNINDGHLATSKISGFLHFEGIYKGQQGTFTAIEQEIFDKENLDSPGTIIKATGNLENLKGSYNYQFTGQTSKLILEFEC, from the coding sequence ATGGAAGTAACATTTACAGTAAGTAAATGGGATGAAAAACCAATCGATGATACTAAAAAAGATTTCCCTATTAATATTGCACATGTCGAATATGATATTGATGGTGAATTAAAAGGAAAAGCTTTTATTGAATACTTCTTATATTATTTAGACTCAAATATAAATGATGGTCACTTAGCTACTTCTAAAATTTCTGGATTTTTACACTTTGAAGGAATTTATAAGGGGCAACAAGGGACATTTACAGCTATAGAGCAAGAAATATTTGATAAAGAAAATTTAGATTCCCCAGGAACAATTATTAAAGCTACCGGTAACTTAGAAAATCTAAAAGGATCCTATAATTATCAATTTACAGGTCAAACCAGTAAACTAATTTTAGAGTTTGAATGTTAG
- a CDS encoding MaoC/PaaZ C-terminal domain-containing protein, with the protein MKLQVGEKITFERTFTKEDVALFTEVSKDEGVHHVTPDEQGRFVVQGLLTSTLPTKIGGDYNVLARKIDFEFLRPVFSGDTIRCDVTIEQFEPDEKNRTKIIAMFICRNQIEKEVMKGSFSGIIL; encoded by the coding sequence ATGAAATTACAAGTAGGCGAAAAAATCACCTTTGAACGAACGTTTACAAAAGAAGATGTTGCGTTATTTACGGAAGTATCGAAAGATGAAGGTGTTCATCATGTTACACCAGATGAGCAGGGGAGATTTGTTGTACAAGGGCTTTTAACATCAACACTACCTACAAAAATTGGCGGTGATTATAACGTACTAGCTCGCAAGATAGATTTTGAATTTTTACGTCCTGTGTTTAGTGGTGACACAATTCGTTGTGACGTAACCATTGAACAATTTGAGCCCGATGAAAAAAATCGTACAAAAATTATTGCGATGTTTATATGTAGGAATCAAATTGAAAAGGAAGTTATGAAGGGGAGTTTTTCTGGGATTATTCTTTAG
- a CDS encoding DUF1015 domain-containing protein, with translation MAKIRPFRAIRPVEEKAAQVAALPYDVLNSEEAREVVKGNPYSFLHVDKAEIDLDPALSPYDDRVYEKAGENLNRFIREEVFIQDEEPALYIYELTMQGRTQSGLVVCTSIDEYEDDTIKKHERTRHEKELDRIRHVDVCDANTGPIFLTYRTKEEIKHFIASWKEEHAPIYTFTAEDGVRHVAWKIADEEVIASLVNLFEDIPNLYIADGHHRSASAAKVGIMRREQYPNYTGEEEFNFFLSVLFPHDELSIWDYNRVVKDLNGLSEEQFLKQIAQYFYVEEAAVSPYKPNEPKTFGMYVNEKWYKLTVKEETFDANDLVKGLDVSILQDHLLSQVLEIHDPRSDSRVDFVGGIRGLEELERLVNSGEYKAAFSLYPTSMESLLAIADAGEVMPPKSTWFEPKLRSGLFVHSLK, from the coding sequence GTGGCAAAAATACGACCGTTTCGGGCCATTCGTCCAGTAGAGGAAAAAGCGGCACAAGTGGCAGCTTTACCGTATGACGTATTAAATAGTGAAGAGGCAAGGGAAGTTGTAAAAGGGAATCCATATTCTTTCTTGCATGTTGATAAAGCAGAAATTGATTTAGACCCGGCACTTTCACCGTACGATGATCGTGTATATGAAAAAGCGGGTGAAAATTTAAATCGATTTATACGAGAAGAAGTGTTCATTCAAGACGAAGAGCCAGCGTTATACATTTATGAACTGACGATGCAGGGAAGAACGCAGTCAGGCCTTGTCGTTTGTACATCTATTGATGAGTATGAAGATGATACAATTAAAAAACATGAGAGAACGCGTCATGAAAAAGAGCTAGATCGTATTCGTCACGTAGATGTGTGTGATGCAAATACGGGTCCTATCTTTTTAACGTATCGTACAAAAGAAGAGATAAAGCATTTCATTGCCAGCTGGAAAGAAGAACATGCGCCAATCTATACATTTACAGCAGAAGACGGCGTTAGGCACGTTGCTTGGAAAATAGCTGATGAAGAAGTAATTGCAAGTTTAGTAAACTTATTTGAAGATATTCCTAACCTGTACATTGCAGATGGACATCACCGCTCTGCATCAGCTGCAAAAGTAGGGATCATGCGAAGAGAACAATATCCGAATTACACAGGAGAAGAGGAATTTAATTTCTTCTTATCTGTTTTATTCCCACACGATGAGTTATCCATTTGGGACTATAACCGAGTTGTAAAAGATTTAAATGGTTTATCAGAAGAACAGTTTTTAAAACAAATAGCGCAATACTTTTATGTAGAAGAAGCGGCTGTTTCTCCGTATAAACCAAATGAGCCAAAAACATTTGGAATGTATGTAAATGAGAAGTGGTATAAGCTTACAGTGAAAGAGGAAACGTTTGATGCGAATGATCTCGTGAAAGGTTTGGATGTATCTATTCTGCAAGATCATTTATTAAGCCAAGTACTTGAAATACACGATCCGCGATCTGATTCACGCGTTGATTTTGTCGGAGGAATCCGCGGGTTAGAAGAACTAGAACGCCTTGTAAATAGCGGTGAATATAAAGCAGCGTTCTCACTATATCCGACATCAATGGAATCGTTATTAGCAATCGCAGACGCTGGAGAAGTTATGCCGCCAAAATCAACGTGGTTTGAACCGAAACTGCGCAGCGGGTTGTTTGTACATTCTTTAAAGTAA
- a CDS encoding 3-phosphoglycerate dehydrogenase family protein: MFRVQTLNQIAEKGLQVLSGERYEVGERMDHPDGILLRSYSLHQEDFSKDLKAIARAGAGVNNIPVERCTEKGIVVFNTPGANANAVKELIIASLIMSSRNIINGVSWTKNLEGEEVPQLVESGKKQFVGSEIAGKRLGVIGLGAIGALVANDALALGMDVIGYDPYISVETAWRLSTHVQRAFSLDEIFATCDYITLHIPLTNQTKGLIGEHAIEKMKKGMRLFNFSRGELVDEKVLQKALEEDVIAHYVTDFPNENVIKMKNVTATPHLGASTSESEENCAVMAARQLREYLETGNIRNSVNYPNVELPYIGKKRITIMHQNVPNMVGQITGCLAEHHINIADMINRSKHSWAYTMIDIDNGIDDIIKENIVENISKITGVVAVRMIV, encoded by the coding sequence ATGTTTCGTGTTCAAACGTTAAATCAAATTGCGGAAAAAGGTTTACAAGTTCTTAGCGGAGAGCGTTATGAAGTAGGGGAGAGAATGGATCACCCAGATGGTATTTTACTTCGCAGCTATTCTTTACATCAAGAAGATTTTTCAAAAGACTTAAAGGCGATTGCAAGAGCTGGTGCTGGTGTAAATAATATTCCTGTCGAGCGATGTACAGAAAAAGGGATTGTAGTATTTAATACACCAGGAGCGAATGCCAATGCAGTAAAGGAACTTATTATCGCCAGCCTTATTATGTCTTCACGTAACATTATTAACGGTGTAAGCTGGACGAAAAATTTAGAGGGTGAAGAAGTACCGCAGCTTGTTGAATCAGGAAAAAAACAATTCGTTGGATCAGAAATTGCAGGAAAACGTCTAGGTGTAATTGGCCTTGGCGCAATCGGTGCTTTAGTTGCGAACGATGCGTTAGCGTTAGGGATGGACGTTATTGGATATGATCCTTATATTTCAGTTGAAACAGCTTGGCGCCTTTCTACACATGTGCAAAGAGCATTTAGCCTTGATGAAATTTTTGCAACGTGTGATTATATTACACTGCATATTCCTCTTACCAATCAAACGAAGGGGCTTATTGGTGAACACGCTATAGAGAAGATGAAAAAAGGAATGCGTTTATTCAATTTCTCAAGAGGAGAACTTGTAGATGAAAAAGTTCTTCAAAAAGCGTTAGAAGAAGATGTTATTGCGCATTACGTAACTGACTTCCCGAATGAAAATGTGATTAAAATGAAAAACGTAACAGCGACGCCTCACCTCGGTGCATCTACGTCTGAATCAGAAGAAAATTGTGCAGTAATGGCAGCGCGCCAATTACGTGAATATTTAGAGACAGGAAATATTCGTAATTCAGTAAACTATCCAAACGTAGAATTACCGTATATCGGAAAGAAACGAATTACAATTATGCATCAAAATGTCCCGAATATGGTAGGGCAAATTACAGGATGCTTAGCGGAACATCATATTAATATTGCCGATATGATTAATCGTAGTAAACATTCTTGGGCATACACAATGATTGATATCGATAACGGAATTGATGATATAATAAAAGAGAATATTGTAGAAAATATAAGCAAAATTACAGGTGTTGTAGCCGTTCGAATGATTGTGTAA
- the serC gene encoding 3-phosphoserine/phosphohydroxythreonine transaminase, translating to MERVYNFSAGPSILPLPVLEKVQKELVNYNGTGMSIMEMSHRSSYFQSIIDEASNLLRELMNIPNEYDVLFLQGGASLQFSMIPLNVMNTYKKAGYVLTGSWSKKAMQEAEKVGEVQVIASSEKEKFTTIPKLDGLLSDEKLDYVHITTNNTIEGTKYVEVPHLDKVPLVADMSSNILSEQYDVTKFGLIYAGAQKNLGPAGLTIAIIKRDLIGGADRSCPTMLNYETYSKNNSLYNTPPSFSIYVTKLVLEWLKEQGGVSAIEEQNRMKSSLLYNFLDESTLFTSPVDPTYRSLMNIPFTTPSEDLNNEFLQKAKERGLVTLKGHRSVGGMRASIYNAMPVQGVQQLVNYMKEFELENR from the coding sequence ATGGAGAGAGTGTATAATTTTTCAGCAGGACCATCAATACTCCCTTTGCCAGTTTTAGAAAAAGTGCAAAAGGAGCTTGTAAATTATAACGGGACAGGCATGTCTATTATGGAAATGAGTCATCGATCTTCATATTTTCAAAGTATTATAGATGAAGCGAGTAACCTACTTCGTGAATTAATGAACATTCCTAATGAATATGATGTATTGTTTTTACAAGGCGGTGCGTCATTACAATTCTCTATGATACCGTTAAATGTAATGAATACGTATAAAAAAGCAGGGTACGTATTGACTGGCTCATGGTCAAAAAAGGCGATGCAAGAAGCTGAAAAAGTAGGGGAAGTACAAGTGATTGCTTCTTCTGAAAAAGAGAAGTTTACTACAATTCCTAAATTGGATGGTTTACTGAGCGATGAAAAACTAGATTATGTACATATTACAACGAATAATACAATTGAGGGGACGAAATATGTAGAAGTTCCACATTTAGATAAAGTACCGCTCGTTGCGGATATGTCCTCAAATATTTTATCAGAACAATATGATGTTACGAAGTTTGGCCTTATATATGCGGGAGCGCAAAAGAATTTAGGGCCAGCGGGCTTAACGATTGCAATTATAAAAAGAGATTTAATTGGAGGAGCAGATCGCTCTTGTCCTACGATGTTAAACTATGAAACTTACAGCAAAAATAACTCCTTATATAATACACCGCCGTCCTTTAGTATTTACGTAACGAAACTTGTACTAGAGTGGCTGAAAGAACAGGGCGGGGTATCTGCGATTGAAGAACAGAATAGAATGAAATCTTCACTTCTTTACAATTTCTTAGATGAATCAACATTGTTTACTTCACCAGTTGATCCTACGTATCGATCACTTATGAACATTCCGTTTACAACACCGTCAGAAGATCTGAACAATGAGTTTTTACAAAAAGCGAAAGAACGCGGTCTTGTTACGCTAAAAGGACATCGCTCAGTCGGTGGTATGCGAGCTAGTATTTACAATGCGATGCCAGTACAAGGCGTACAGCAATTAGTAAATTATATGAAGGAATTTGAGCTTGAGAATAGATAG
- a CDS encoding DUF378 domain-containing protein: protein MKFLSYLTVILVILGGLNWLFVALDYNVVEKWFGSMPALVDTIYWLIGLSAIYQIFDRFFTDN, encoded by the coding sequence ATGAAATTTTTGTCTTACCTTACAGTAATTTTGGTGATTCTTGGCGGTTTGAATTGGTTGTTTGTAGCGTTAGATTACAATGTAGTTGAGAAATGGTTTGGTTCTATGCCGGCGCTTGTGGACACTATTTATTGGCTCATTGGTCTTTCTGCAATTTATCAAATTTTTGATCGGTTCTTTACGGACAATTAG
- a CDS encoding glycoside hydrolase family 113, translated as MKKNKSLISFLGVFIMLFSFCFQGNVQADVNTVQSGKIKSGNVTVWEVGNVAKVLADVERLNLNTVNVPIQVDIPNVTSTNMVINQAQKQQAIILIQELLKRNIQVIVEPFPYIQQGNVGETEWNPSNINDFFWNWKTVILQDIFNSITSKYNVYGLKIASNFVNMEYAEGYWSDTIDFVRNQYKGNVLYQMNWWLTASWDPSYEAKFKEKINRPYLKKVDIVSIDSWFEVSGKRNPSYEEVKQSLFATTVYNRGQNVVQQLEQLHKATGKPVYFGGFNVPARELGLQNPWNPDVSNVFSKDVQLNGWRAYRDVLEPKPYFKGFSIWFIGSNDSTHAYQIHSKEAEAVISGWYRK; from the coding sequence GTGAAGAAAAATAAGAGTTTAATAAGTTTTTTAGGAGTGTTTATTATGTTGTTTTCTTTTTGTTTTCAAGGAAATGTACAGGCAGATGTAAATACTGTTCAATCTGGAAAAATCAAATCAGGAAACGTAACAGTATGGGAAGTTGGAAATGTAGCGAAAGTATTAGCGGATGTGGAGCGCTTAAATTTAAATACAGTAAATGTACCGATTCAAGTAGATATCCCAAATGTGACTTCTACTAACATGGTAATTAATCAAGCGCAAAAGCAACAAGCTATTATTTTAATTCAAGAATTATTAAAGCGTAATATTCAAGTTATAGTGGAACCGTTCCCGTATATTCAGCAGGGGAATGTTGGAGAGACAGAATGGAACCCAAGTAACATTAATGATTTCTTCTGGAATTGGAAGACGGTTATTCTGCAAGATATTTTTAATTCCATTACAAGTAAATACAATGTGTATGGACTAAAGATTGCTTCTAATTTCGTGAATATGGAGTATGCAGAAGGATACTGGAGCGATACAATTGATTTTGTTCGTAATCAGTATAAAGGAAATGTTTTGTATCAAATGAACTGGTGGTTAACAGCAAGCTGGGACCCTTCTTATGAAGCGAAGTTTAAAGAGAAAATCAATCGCCCGTATTTAAAAAAGGTGGATATTGTTAGCATAGACAGTTGGTTTGAAGTTTCAGGAAAAAGAAATCCATCATACGAAGAAGTGAAGCAAAGTTTATTTGCGACGACAGTATATAATCGTGGGCAAAATGTTGTTCAGCAACTAGAACAATTACATAAAGCAACAGGAAAGCCTGTTTATTTTGGTGGATTTAACGTTCCAGCGCGTGAACTTGGACTGCAAAATCCGTGGAATCCAGATGTTTCTAATGTGTTTTCAAAAGACGTACAATTAAACGGATGGCGCGCTTACCGTGACGTATTAGAACCAAAACCATATTTTAAAGGTTTTTCAATTTGGTTTATTGGATCTAATGATAGTACGCATGCGTATCAAATACATAGTAAAGAAGCAGAGGCAGTTATTAGCGGGTGGTACCGAAAATAA